AGCTGAGCGGCAGCGCGGCTGCGGCCGTGTCTCGGACGGAGATTGGGAGGGTGGCGGCTTCTCAGTGAATGCTGCCGACAGGGGGTGGGGCGCTGCCGAGTACCAGGAGTTCAGGGGGTGAGCTGCAATGGTCGCCGGGCAGAACTGAGGCAGGAACGCAGTGGCACGGGGCGGCACAGGTGGTggaggagctccaggctgagcatccCCCACCGCCTGCCCGGGGACTGGGCTGGCCGGAGCCTGCAGCGCTGGCGTGGGACCGATAGGCACGTCTGGGCACTCCAGGACCGCGGTCAGCGCTGACGTTGTGCTCCGCGTGGCTGCGGGGCCGTGCGCAGGCAGCGCTGCATCGGCGCGGGCCAGCTCCGACGGCGGGCTCGCTCCGCGCCAGGCGGCTCCCGGGTTGGGAACGGGGAGCATCTGTGCTGCCGCCGGCAGCGCTGGTGTGGAGCCGAGCGGCGCAGCCCGGTCCGTCGGGACGCTGGACTGCACCAATGCCGTAACTGCAGGGACTATGGATTTTGCAGACTGCTGTGTTTGCAACAGGGTGGTAACAAAGGGAGCCGCGGCCACGTGCGtcatggcggcggcgccgggtattgggggaggggctgagggactcGCGGGAGCGAGGGAGGGGGGCGGGGTCGGCGTGTCGCCATcagcgaggggcggggcggaggcGATGACGTTGGCGGATGGGcgtgcaggggcagagccaaCGGGCGGGgccacagcagtgacaggagcGGGGGCCGGGATAGCgggggcggggagagcggggGCGGGGGCAAGGGACAGGGACGGGCCAGGACCGGGGGTGGGGAAATTGCAGACTGCGAGAGGAGgggcgggatttggggttactgAGGAAGCGTGAGGGACAGGAATGGTCGTAGTTACGGGGACGGGAGGGAGATTAGCAAGGTTGGGTGCGGACGCGGCGGGTGGGTTTACGGGGACGGAGTTTGGGGATACGGGAGCggagggagggggggaggggcgggggccACGTGGGTCAGAAGCGTGGCGGCAGGAGtttggggaagcagggagaCCGGCGCTGCGGGGCCCGGGGTTACGGAAACCGCAGGGGGAGGGGCCCCGGGGGCATGGGGGATGGTGCCCGCCGGGGCGGTGGAAGCAGCGGGAGAGGCTGTGGGGTCCGGGGAAGCTGGATGGACCGGGGGAGCGGGTCCCGAGACCACGTGGCTCGGAGGCGCTGCGGCCGGGACTCGGGGGAGCAGGGGAACCGGTGCCGTGGGGATCGGGGTTGTAGAAACGGAGGGGGGAACCGCGGAGGCATGAggggaggtggctgctgaggaCTTCTCCACAAACAACTCAAGCAATGCGCGACATGCCGGGACTAGTTCTGCTACAGCCATATCTCGGCGGGAAATGCGGTTAAAAAGTTTAACCCCTACtttctcccaaaaatctgcGGTAAAAACTATGGAACGGTCTGCATGAGGAAAATTAAGTAAAGTCCATTCCAAAAGATATTTTAACTCGTGCTTAGGCAGGTCATGGTGATGAGAACTTAATAAATGTTTCAACTGCTTATACAGGTCTCTCTCGTGAGCGGAATGAGTCTGTCCCAttattaacttttatattaacttttaactattaacttttatattaacttttaactactaacttttatattaacttttaactactaaccTCGGTTTGCCGCTGATACAGTGCGTAATTTCCGGGGTCCCACACAGGTGCTGGCCAGGCGTCCTTGCTGGGTGGAAGACACTGTATTTCCGGTCCCCTCTCTGAGCACCTCTGTATGCGTCGCTGTGCAACAGCGTAGCGGACTCGGGACCTCCCTCCACTGAGCTACAGCTCACACACCGCCACGTAGCGTGTGGCTGTACTCGGTGCCACGGCGGGGAGTGCCGCGGCGGTTCCCTCAGAGAGCTCCAGACAGCACTGACCGGCAGTAACTGCGTGCTCAAGGGCTGTCAGAAATTCTGTGCAAAGCTTGGCTCCTCTTACTCCACGGCTTTCTCgacagtaagaatattttaagagctCCAGCCTAATACGTCGCTGAACCAATTCAAGGCTGTGCCCACGGCAAGCGAGGAAAGTAGGTAAAAGTAGGTATAATTACCGTCCGGGAAAAAACGTCCCGCAACCAAAAATGGGTGAGCTGGTCCTTTAAATGACGTTGGGCGCCACTCTAcgggagactcctggattctttgtatcagggtggactcgtggaacaagactcagatgctctgtaaatgctaaaagctacagttgcagtttattataagagagtctgctaggagctgctcggcacagccacgtgcagattaaagatataaaaggagggaaagacagagagaagggggagggtagagggagagagtaaagaaggtaaagaggggaagagaagagaagagaagagaagagaagagaagagaagagaagagaagagaagagaagagaagagaagagaagagaagagaagagaagagaagagaagagaagagaagagaagagaagagcgacttcccgtttgtaacacaataaattcACTTCCATCATGACTATTCTGATtccctaagaaccaatccaatacaaaatactaattctatagcatttacatgtaGGCTATAAGAATCCTTATATTAGtatagcatgtgacattctaaactctaagatctaatctttgggtgcgtgtcagtcttttgtgtcttttggccttgccctctggcgaaaagcattgtttaattaagagtggattagcttcatccagccatcctattgtgtttatggtaattcagtaactagggctttcctgttctaccttccccaacaattgCCCCGAATCTGAGCATtaatatttgcaagattcctcagtttcatcttctccaacactTGGTGCTTTCCTTCCAATGGAAAGAAAGTGTCCTTCTTGTCAAGGTGTCACTGGTCAAAATTGAGATTCCTCCTCCCAAAATCAGTAATATCCAAGGATTCCTCTGTAACAAAAGCTTCCAGTAAAAACAGGCCTTTCTTGCTTGAGGTCCCAGGAACCacctctcatctgcctttgaaacacttggcctctgtttttcttcctatggaaaaaaacctgtcttTCTTATCAGTGAAGAAATGGTCAAAATTAGGATTCTACCTCTGAAATTCCATATATCCAAGAATTGCTTTCAGACAAAAGCTTCCAGAACAGAgaggtctggctggccttggcctgTGATGGCCGCCTTTCATCTGCCCCCTGAAACCCTGGAGTTCTGTGTTTCCTTCCTATGGGAAAGAACGGTCCTTTTCCTCCAGATATCCGTGTATGAAATAGGTATTCCACCTCTAAAATTCCATGTGTCTGGGGATTACTCCCAGACAAAATCTGCAAATACCATCAAGTCTGGCAGTCCCTGGCCTCTGGTGACTTCCCCCCATCTGCCCATGAAACACTGAGGCTCAGTTGTTTCTTTCCTCTGGagatcattgtgacactgtgagcACCTCGTCCAGCCAAAGGGCCGTTGTGATCCTGCA
This sequence is a window from Oenanthe melanoleuca isolate GR-GAL-2019-014 chromosome 25, OMel1.0, whole genome shotgun sequence. Protein-coding genes within it:
- the LOC130262658 gene encoding uncharacterized protein LOC130262658 → MTHVAAAPFVTTLLQTQQSAKSIVPAVTALVQSSVPTDRAAPLGSTPALPAAAQMLPVPNPGAAWRGASPPSELARADAALPAHGPAATRSTTSALTAVLECPDVPIGPTPALQAPASPVPGQAVGDAQPGAPPPPVPPRATAFLPQFCPATIAAHPLNSWYSAAPHPLSAAFTEKPPPSQSPSETRPQPRCRSAALPCQQ